A DNA window from Amycolatopsis sp. DSM 110486 contains the following coding sequences:
- a CDS encoding LysR family transcriptional regulator: MVVDLIGSCRAFVGVSETGSFTAGAAVAGIPQPVASRRIAALERHLGERLFDRATRRAQLTPFGRDMLPSARRLVHLADAMEHDAKRAKLRPLRLAVPDTCPTRDLAELDAEARALGIFLEFRPAPPGERAELVRTQEVRAALVAVPETDAVWTVPLGVAATERQQLPPVVHLETLRAGRATNAERRRVWIQPEDDVPHIRDRVFRVRDAVGLRPAQVSVADSLTAAAAAVYGSADLLLCSPTQATELGLGWRPLGDGPLARGFDVAAALGEDAHHLRTRLRPGIARCLGAPDQENV; this comes from the coding sequence GTGGTCGTGGACCTGATCGGAAGCTGCCGCGCGTTCGTCGGCGTGAGCGAAACCGGGAGCTTCACGGCGGGAGCGGCGGTGGCCGGCATCCCCCAGCCCGTGGCGAGCCGCCGGATCGCCGCGCTCGAACGCCACCTCGGCGAGCGACTCTTCGACCGCGCGACGCGGCGGGCCCAGCTCACGCCCTTCGGCCGCGACATGCTGCCGTCCGCGCGGCGCCTCGTCCACCTGGCCGACGCCATGGAGCACGACGCCAAGCGCGCCAAACTGCGTCCCCTGCGTCTCGCCGTGCCCGACACCTGCCCGACCCGCGACCTCGCCGAGCTCGACGCCGAGGCCCGCGCGCTCGGCATCTTCCTCGAGTTCCGCCCGGCGCCGCCCGGCGAGCGCGCCGAGCTCGTGCGCACGCAGGAGGTGCGCGCCGCCCTCGTCGCCGTGCCCGAGACCGATGCCGTGTGGACGGTGCCGCTCGGCGTCGCCGCCACGGAACGCCAGCAGCTGCCACCCGTGGTCCACCTCGAAACGCTGCGCGCCGGGCGCGCCACGAACGCCGAGCGCCGCCGCGTGTGGATCCAGCCCGAAGACGACGTCCCCCACATCCGCGACCGCGTGTTCCGCGTCCGCGACGCCGTGGGACTGCGACCCGCACAGGTCTCCGTCGCCGATTCCCTGACGGCCGCCGCGGCCGCCGTCTACGGTTCCGCCGACCTGCTCCTGTGCTCCCCCACGCAGGCCACCGAGCTCGGCCTGGGCTGGCGCCCCCTGGGCGACGGCCCCCTCGCCCGCGGCTTCGACGTCGCCGCCGCCCTCGGCGAAGACGCCCACCACTTGCGCACCCGCCTGCGCCCCGGCATCGCCCGCTGCCTCGGCGCCCCCGATCAGGAGAACGTGTGA
- a CDS encoding ferredoxin: protein MRIEANRELCAGFGMCEAMAPDFFEVGDDGTVVLLEESPAEQHRLDVTAAADACPVLALKVRD, encoded by the coding sequence ATGCGGATCGAGGCGAACCGCGAGCTGTGCGCGGGGTTCGGCATGTGCGAGGCGATGGCGCCGGACTTCTTCGAGGTCGGTGACGACGGCACGGTGGTGCTCCTGGAGGAGAGTCCCGCCGAGCAGCACCGCCTGGACGTGACGGCCGCGGCCGACGCGTGCCCGGTGCTCGCGCTGAAGGTGCGGGACTGA
- a CDS encoding D-alanyl-D-alanine carboxypeptidase family protein → MRRSPGGVMRLCLSTSDRAGRRRDVGYRVITRLLAFVLWPLASLVAPGLGRSVACSWALRVRFPSEDLTGLSPGTHAAFVAARTTALWRHGTLLGLTSGHRDAGTQDRLFTAEVRRTGSVARARRRALPPANSRHVTGTALDIRPRDGAHWLELHGAAHHLYRVYDNEWWHFEYHPEGRPRRVPHPGFSLADAET, encoded by the coding sequence ATGAGACGTTCTCCTGGGGGAGTCATGCGGCTTTGCCTGTCCACTTCGGACCGCGCGGGCCGGCGGCGCGACGTCGGCTACCGGGTGATCACCCGTCTGCTCGCCTTCGTGTTGTGGCCACTGGCCTCCCTGGTGGCTCCGGGCCTCGGGCGATCCGTCGCCTGCTCCTGGGCGCTCAGGGTCCGGTTCCCGTCCGAGGACCTCACCGGCCTGTCGCCTGGCACCCACGCGGCTTTCGTCGCGGCCCGCACCACCGCCCTCTGGCGTCACGGCACCCTCCTCGGCCTCACCTCCGGCCACCGCGACGCCGGCACCCAGGACCGCCTCTTCACCGCGGAGGTCCGCCGCACCGGCTCGGTGGCCCGGGCCCGCAGACGCGCCCTGCCCCCGGCGAACTCCCGCCACGTCACCGGCACCGCCCTCGACATCCGCCCCCGCGACGGCGCCCACTGGCTCGAACTCCACGGCGCGGCCCACCACCTGTACCGCGTCTACGACAACGAATGGTGGCACTTCGAATACCACCCCGAAGGCCGCCCACGCCGAGTCCCGCATCCGGGATTTTCTTTGGCGGATGCGGAAACATGA
- the bla gene encoding class A beta-lactamase: MFSKSAVAVAAVAVVALAGCGAPPAPQALPPAAPPATSASPTVSNHDFEDLERSFGARLGVYVVDTGSGHEVAYRADERFAYASTHKVFSAAAVLQKVGMAGLDRVIKYGPADVVADSPITQKHAGAGMTLSAIMDAALRYSDNTGGNMLFRELGGPAALSTWLRSIGDTTTHVDRIEPTLNETAPGDLRDTTTPRAWARSLRTVVLGDTLPAPLRTVLTNTMRASTTGTHLVRAGVPAGWQVADKSGTADHGTRNDIAIAWPLGRAPIVFVVFSDRPAADAPTDDALVARAAAAAVKALG; this comes from the coding sequence GTGTTCAGCAAGTCTGCGGTGGCGGTGGCGGCAGTGGCTGTGGTGGCGTTGGCGGGATGTGGCGCGCCGCCGGCTCCGCAGGCTCTGCCGCCCGCCGCACCGCCCGCCACCTCCGCTTCGCCGACGGTCTCGAACCACGACTTCGAAGACCTCGAGCGTTCTTTCGGCGCCCGGCTCGGCGTGTACGTCGTGGACACCGGCTCGGGCCACGAAGTCGCCTACCGCGCCGACGAGCGCTTCGCCTACGCGTCGACGCACAAGGTGTTCAGTGCCGCGGCCGTGCTGCAGAAGGTGGGGATGGCGGGGCTCGACCGCGTGATCAAGTACGGCCCGGCCGACGTCGTCGCGGATTCGCCGATCACCCAGAAACACGCGGGCGCCGGCATGACGCTGAGCGCGATCATGGACGCCGCCCTGCGCTACAGCGACAACACCGGCGGCAACATGCTCTTCCGCGAGCTCGGCGGGCCGGCCGCGCTGAGCACGTGGCTGCGCTCGATCGGCGACACCACCACCCACGTCGACCGCATCGAACCCACCCTCAACGAAACCGCCCCCGGCGACCTGCGCGACACGACCACCCCGCGTGCCTGGGCCCGGTCGCTGCGCACGGTGGTCCTCGGCGACACCCTGCCCGCGCCCCTGCGCACCGTCCTGACGAACACCATGCGCGCCAGCACCACCGGCACCCACCTCGTCCGTGCGGGCGTCCCCGCCGGCTGGCAGGTCGCCGACAAATCCGGCACCGCCGACCACGGCACCCGCAACGACATCGCGATCGCCTGGCCTCTGGGCCGCGCGCCGATCGTGTTCGTGGTGTTCTCCGACCGTCCCGCCGCCGACGCCCCCACGGACGACGCCCTCGTCGCCCGCGCCGCGGCGGCCGCGGTGAAGGCGCTGGGATGA
- a CDS encoding RNA-binding S4 domain-containing protein → MESTRVDRWLWAVRLAKTRSDAAAACRGGHVRVNDRPAKPATTVVPGDEVRARIGQTTRVVEVVQVIQKRVGAPEAAKCIIDRTPKPPPEAAIPVAHRERGAGRPTKRERRVLDDFRSRWS, encoded by the coding sequence GTGGAGTCGACCAGGGTGGACCGCTGGCTGTGGGCCGTACGGCTGGCGAAAACGCGCTCGGACGCGGCCGCCGCGTGCCGGGGCGGGCACGTGCGCGTGAACGACCGCCCGGCCAAACCCGCCACCACCGTGGTCCCCGGCGACGAGGTCCGCGCCCGCATCGGCCAGACCACCCGCGTCGTCGAGGTCGTCCAGGTCATCCAGAAACGCGTCGGCGCACCCGAAGCCGCGAAATGCATCATCGACCGCACTCCGAAGCCGCCCCCGGAGGCCGCGATCCCGGTGGCGCACCGCGAGCGCGGCGCGGGCCGTCCGACGAAACGGGAACGCCGGGTGCTCGACGACTTCCGCTCACGCTGGAGCTGA
- a CDS encoding TetR/AcrR family transcriptional regulator encodes MTRSEQRARTHQTLLDATVGCLVEFGYAGTTTQRVQERAGVSRGALLHHFGSKADLFVAAIHYIAEQQLAQVRLAGADSRRHLVTALREAMSGPLFLAGLELWLGARTDPALRAALLPAERELGRELRKAFESTGDDRVGYESLLMMLRGLALTSILRDDTTVADAVVDRWFDRLG; translated from the coding sequence GTGACCCGCAGCGAACAACGAGCGCGTACCCACCAGACCCTGCTGGACGCCACCGTCGGGTGCCTGGTGGAGTTCGGTTACGCCGGCACGACGACGCAGCGCGTGCAGGAGCGGGCGGGGGTGTCGCGGGGTGCGCTGCTGCACCACTTCGGGTCGAAGGCAGACCTGTTCGTCGCGGCGATCCACTACATCGCCGAGCAGCAGCTGGCGCAGGTGCGGCTCGCCGGCGCGGATTCGCGGCGGCACTTGGTGACGGCGTTGCGGGAGGCGATGTCGGGGCCGTTGTTCCTGGCGGGGCTGGAACTCTGGCTGGGCGCGCGGACCGACCCGGCGTTGCGGGCGGCGTTGCTGCCCGCGGAACGCGAGCTGGGGCGGGAGCTGCGGAAGGCGTTCGAGTCCACAGGAGACGATCGGGTCGGCTACGAATCGCTGCTGATGATGTTGCGAGGCCTCGCGCTCACCAGCATCCTGCGCGACGACACCACGGTCGCCGACGCCGTCGTGGACCGGTGGTTCGACCGCCTGGGCTGA
- a CDS encoding class I SAM-dependent methyltransferase — protein sequence MSDWSSGEAYERYVGRWSRRVAAAFLDGTVVPPGARWLDVGCGTGALTSAVLATADPAGVLGVDQAAPFVAHARRLAADRRASFVVGDAQALPVAGDAFDAAVSGLALNFVPDPHRAVAEWVRAVKPGGVVAAYVWDYAEGMELMRWFWDAAAELDPVVADLDEGRRFPLCRPDPLSRLWTDAGLAGVVVRAVGVRTAFAGFDDYWLPFLGGQGPAPAYAVRLPEHHRRALRDLLRARLPIAADGTITLTARAWAVRGSVPHR from the coding sequence ATGAGCGACTGGTCGTCGGGCGAGGCCTACGAGCGGTACGTCGGCCGATGGAGCCGCCGCGTCGCCGCGGCCTTCCTCGACGGCACGGTCGTGCCGCCCGGGGCGCGCTGGCTCGACGTCGGCTGCGGCACCGGCGCGCTGACGTCGGCGGTGCTGGCCACGGCCGATCCCGCCGGTGTCCTCGGCGTCGACCAGGCCGCTCCGTTCGTGGCCCACGCCCGCCGCCTGGCCGCCGACCGGCGGGCGAGCTTCGTGGTCGGCGACGCGCAGGCGCTGCCCGTGGCCGGCGACGCGTTCGACGCCGCCGTGAGCGGGCTGGCGCTCAACTTCGTGCCCGACCCGCACCGGGCGGTCGCCGAGTGGGTCCGGGCCGTGAAGCCCGGGGGAGTGGTGGCCGCGTACGTGTGGGACTACGCCGAGGGCATGGAGCTGATGCGCTGGTTCTGGGACGCCGCGGCCGAGCTCGACCCGGTGGTCGCGGACCTCGACGAAGGCCGCCGCTTTCCGTTGTGCCGCCCGGATCCGCTGAGTCGACTGTGGACGGACGCGGGCCTGGCCGGCGTGGTGGTGCGCGCGGTCGGCGTGCGCACCGCGTTCGCCGGTTTCGACGACTACTGGCTGCCGTTCCTCGGCGGGCAGGGCCCGGCGCCCGCCTACGCCGTGCGGCTGCCCGAACACCACCGCCGGGCCTTGCGCGACCTGCTGCGCGCCCGGCTGCCGATCGCCGCCGACGGCACGATCACCCTCACCGCGCGGGCGTGGGCCGTGCGGGGCAGCGTGCCGCACCGCTGA
- a CDS encoding serine hydrolase, with the protein MNTESLLRDLREDLDDGGLRGSFLVRDLNTGQEIGLDADLEFPSASLVKVPLAAATLERIRRGELDGATQLEVEPGRVTTAGPAGLARFRHPARVAIDDLLYLSVAVSDGTAADALFELTPPAEVTRMLREWGIDGVSVRHATAELADTPAERFEPGEVHLAHALAIRAGTAGRGHPVSQLDVSRASAGSARAYVALLEALWRPSKVDTEVAARTRDLMAHNLLRQRLTPDFASDSTKWSAKTGTLLNLRHEVGVAEHADGQVFAVAALTESRVPAAIQPEAEILMARVARTMRDHLRSR; encoded by the coding sequence GTGAACACCGAATCCCTGCTCCGCGACCTCCGCGAGGACCTCGACGACGGCGGCCTGCGCGGTTCGTTCCTCGTCCGCGACCTCAACACCGGCCAGGAGATCGGCCTCGACGCGGACCTGGAGTTCCCCAGCGCCTCGCTGGTCAAGGTGCCGCTCGCCGCGGCGACGTTGGAGCGCATCCGGCGAGGTGAGCTCGACGGCGCGACACAGCTGGAGGTCGAGCCCGGGCGGGTCACCACGGCCGGGCCGGCCGGGCTGGCGCGCTTCCGCCACCCGGCGCGCGTGGCGATCGACGATCTGCTCTACCTGAGCGTGGCGGTCAGCGACGGCACCGCGGCCGACGCGTTGTTCGAGCTCACGCCGCCGGCCGAGGTCACGCGGATGCTGCGCGAGTGGGGCATCGACGGCGTCTCCGTGCGGCACGCGACGGCGGAGCTGGCCGACACCCCCGCGGAACGGTTCGAGCCGGGCGAGGTGCACCTCGCGCACGCGCTGGCCATTCGCGCGGGCACGGCCGGGCGGGGGCACCCGGTGTCGCAGCTGGACGTCAGCCGGGCCAGTGCCGGTTCGGCGCGGGCGTATGTCGCGCTGCTGGAGGCGTTGTGGCGGCCGTCCAAAGTAGACACCGAGGTGGCGGCACGCACGCGGGACCTCATGGCCCACAACCTGCTGCGCCAGCGGCTCACGCCGGATTTCGCGTCCGACTCGACGAAATGGTCCGCCAAGACCGGCACGCTGCTGAACCTGCGGCACGAGGTCGGCGTGGCCGAGCACGCCGACGGGCAGGTGTTCGCGGTGGCCGCGCTCACCGAGTCGCGGGTGCCGGCGGCGATCCAGCCCGAGGCGGAGATCCTGATGGCCAGGGTCGCCCGCACGATGCGGGACCACCTGCGGTCACGCTGA
- a CDS encoding fatty acid desaturase encodes MSEVAGTVPAGSTESWTDHKRYLWLIGLVVPSLAFLAIGLHAATGWGVWFWIGPIVILVIVPVIDLVAGLDRSNPPDDVLERLENDRYYRWITYLFLPIQYVGFVAAFWLIGRGDLSVVDKIGLAASIGCIGGIGINTAHELGHKKESHERWLSKIALAQSFYGHFYIEHNRGHHVRVATPEDPASSRVGESFYRFWPRTVGGSLKSAWRLERKRYARRAKHPFRIGNDVLNAWLMSAVLWAAMLVWLGVGILPYLLIQAVVGFSLLEVVNYMEHYGMLRRRVGPPDRRRHERVDPSHSWNSNNIATNVLLYHLQRHSDHHANPTRRYQTLRDFAESPALPTGYAGMIVLALVPPLWRRVMDPRVLAHFDGDISRANIQPRKRGKVLARYGTRVTAEQPTTADTRGDAAEGGMCPGCGYVYDEQRGDPREGFPAGTPWSAIPDSWCCPDCGVREKVDFVAPGRVGA; translated from the coding sequence ATGAGCGAAGTCGCGGGGACGGTGCCCGCCGGTTCGACCGAGTCGTGGACGGACCACAAGCGATACCTGTGGCTGATCGGGCTCGTGGTGCCCTCACTCGCGTTCCTGGCGATCGGGCTGCACGCGGCCACCGGCTGGGGCGTGTGGTTCTGGATCGGGCCGATCGTGATCCTCGTGATCGTGCCCGTGATCGACCTCGTCGCGGGGCTCGACCGCAGCAACCCGCCCGACGACGTGCTCGAACGGCTGGAAAACGACCGCTACTACCGCTGGATCACCTACCTCTTCCTGCCGATCCAGTACGTCGGGTTCGTGGCGGCGTTCTGGCTGATCGGGCGCGGCGACCTCAGCGTGGTGGACAAGATCGGGCTGGCCGCGTCCATCGGGTGCATCGGCGGGATCGGCATCAACACCGCCCACGAGCTGGGGCACAAGAAGGAGAGCCACGAGCGCTGGCTGTCGAAGATCGCGCTGGCGCAGAGCTTCTACGGCCACTTCTACATCGAGCACAACCGCGGCCACCACGTCCGCGTGGCCACGCCCGAGGACCCCGCTTCGAGCCGCGTCGGCGAGAGCTTCTACCGCTTCTGGCCGCGCACGGTCGGCGGCTCGCTGAAGTCGGCGTGGCGGCTGGAGCGCAAGCGCTACGCCCGGCGTGCGAAGCACCCGTTCCGCATCGGCAACGACGTGCTCAACGCGTGGCTGATGTCGGCCGTGCTGTGGGCGGCGATGCTGGTGTGGCTCGGGGTCGGGATCCTGCCGTACCTGCTGATCCAGGCCGTGGTGGGCTTCTCGCTGCTGGAAGTCGTGAACTACATGGAGCACTACGGGATGCTGCGCCGGCGCGTGGGCCCGCCGGATCGCCGCCGCCACGAGCGCGTGGACCCGAGCCACAGCTGGAACTCCAACAACATCGCCACCAACGTCCTGCTCTACCACTTGCAGCGCCACAGCGACCACCACGCCAACCCCACGCGCCGTTACCAGACGCTGCGGGACTTCGCCGAATCGCCGGCGCTGCCCACCGGGTACGCCGGGATGATCGTGCTGGCGCTGGTGCCGCCGCTGTGGCGGCGCGTGATGGACCCGCGCGTGCTGGCCCACTTCGACGGCGACATCTCCCGCGCCAACATCCAGCCGCGCAAACGCGGCAAGGTCCTGGCCCGGTACGGCACCCGCGTGACGGCCGAACAGCCGACCACCGCCGACACCCGCGGCGACGCGGCCGAAGGCGGGATGTGCCCCGGGTGCGGCTATGTCTACGACGAACAGCGCGGCGATCCGCGCGAGGGTTTCCCGGCCGGCACGCCGTGGTCGGCGATCCCGGACTCGTGGTGCTGCCCCGACTGCGGCGTGCGCGAGAAGGTCGATTTCGTGGCTCCAGGAAGGGTGGGTGCGTGA
- a CDS encoding GON domain-containing protein has protein sequence MFRRIVVAVAVLVLTGLAVTPASARPVAQPPVAAGTSSCAAIRALLPIAGDGNYVLNTGSHLVPVYCHDMAGTPREYITLTAPNFSQYTVGGVAQGTNVRTTFTRVRIDPATLLVDINDVTFATSTGSAVQPGPFVIESMPYAVAGSCDHAASGVGRVDLAGTAFVLAATWVVGGFVPQGGATLSADGRSADLAGGGYCGSITPAPAIYNPVNPTVPDFHLQLACGPHTLVDVLLGRACVNLT, from the coding sequence ATGTTTCGAAGAATTGTTGTCGCGGTTGCAGTTCTGGTCCTCACCGGGCTTGCTGTGACTCCTGCGTCGGCGCGGCCTGTGGCTCAACCGCCGGTGGCTGCCGGCACGAGCAGTTGTGCCGCGATCCGCGCCCTGCTGCCGATCGCGGGCGACGGGAACTATGTGCTGAACACCGGATCCCACCTCGTTCCCGTCTATTGTCACGACATGGCCGGGACGCCGCGGGAATACATCACGCTCACCGCCCCCAACTTCTCGCAATACACAGTCGGTGGCGTGGCACAGGGCACGAATGTCCGCACCACGTTCACCCGGGTGCGGATCGACCCGGCGACCCTGCTGGTCGACATCAACGACGTCACGTTCGCCACCAGCACCGGATCGGCCGTGCAGCCGGGGCCCTTCGTCATCGAGTCCATGCCTTACGCGGTGGCCGGGTCGTGTGACCACGCGGCCAGTGGTGTCGGCCGGGTCGACCTCGCCGGCACGGCCTTCGTGCTGGCCGCCACGTGGGTCGTCGGCGGGTTCGTCCCGCAGGGCGGCGCCACACTCAGCGCCGACGGCCGCAGCGCCGACCTCGCGGGTGGCGGCTACTGCGGCTCGATCACGCCGGCGCCCGCCATCTACAACCCCGTCAACCCCACCGTTCCCGACTTCCACCTCCAGCTCGCGTGCGGCCCCCACACGCTGGTCGACGTGCTGCTCGGCCGGGCGTGCGTGAACCTCACCTGA
- a CDS encoding Fur family transcriptional regulator — protein sequence MPTTSDFERMLRGAALRVTRPRMAVLSAVHDHPHADTASLIGAVRADLGEVSHQAVYDVLGALTSAGLVRRIEPEGSVARYEARVGDNHHHVVCRSCGAIADVDCAVGAAPCLTASDDHGFVIDEAEVIYWGLCPDCNTVTHTDSRKDSRV from the coding sequence GTGCCAACGACTTCGGACTTCGAGCGCATGCTTCGCGGAGCGGCTCTGCGGGTGACGCGTCCTCGGATGGCGGTGTTGTCCGCGGTGCACGATCATCCCCACGCCGACACCGCGTCGCTCATCGGTGCCGTGCGCGCGGATCTCGGCGAGGTGTCCCACCAGGCCGTCTACGACGTCCTGGGTGCCCTGACCTCCGCAGGTCTCGTGCGGCGGATCGAGCCCGAGGGCTCGGTCGCGCGGTACGAGGCACGGGTGGGGGACAACCACCACCACGTCGTGTGCCGGTCGTGCGGTGCGATCGCCGATGTCGACTGCGCGGTCGGCGCCGCGCCCTGCCTGACCGCGTCCGACGACCACGGTTTCGTCATCGACGAGGCCGAGGTCATCTACTGGGGCCTGTGCCCCGACTGCAACACCGTTACCCACACTGATTCCCGGAAGGATTCCCGTGTCTGA
- a CDS encoding TetR family transcriptional regulator translates to MTIMSEALRAAPPEGGQHRQPIVTAAIELTATEGWSAVTMARLAEAAGVSRQTVYNEIGSKAALAEVMISHELARFLAVVRTAFDRHPDDLVEAIYEAIRAVLDLADDNTLLRAIASATHGTDTELLPLLTTRAGSLLTEAKTMLVERVRTYGPPLDDEQIAVVIDLVVRTVLSHVMQPSDTPARTADALAWVVGRVLGTSAARPMRRG, encoded by the coding sequence ATGACGATCATGAGCGAGGCACTCCGGGCCGCACCGCCCGAGGGCGGCCAGCACCGGCAGCCGATCGTCACCGCGGCCATCGAGCTGACCGCGACCGAGGGCTGGTCGGCGGTCACCATGGCGCGGCTGGCCGAGGCCGCTGGCGTGAGTCGCCAGACCGTGTACAACGAGATCGGCTCCAAGGCCGCGCTGGCCGAGGTGATGATCTCCCACGAGCTGGCCCGCTTCCTCGCCGTGGTGCGCACCGCGTTCGACCGGCACCCCGACGACCTGGTCGAGGCGATCTACGAGGCCATCCGCGCGGTGCTCGACCTCGCCGACGACAACACGCTGCTGCGCGCCATCGCGTCGGCGACCCACGGCACGGACACGGAACTGCTGCCCCTGCTCACCACGCGTGCGGGCTCGCTGCTCACCGAGGCGAAGACGATGCTGGTCGAGCGCGTGCGCACGTACGGGCCGCCGCTGGACGACGAGCAGATCGCCGTGGTGATCGACCTCGTGGTGCGCACCGTGCTCAGCCACGTGATGCAGCCGTCCGACACGCCCGCCCGCACGGCCGACGCGCTGGCCTGGGTGGTCGGGCGCGTGCTGGGCACGTCGGCGGCGCGGCCTATGCGCCGCGGCTGA
- a CDS encoding TetR family transcriptional regulator, which translates to MGGRRVDWAALRTPRDEAPAEGLRERKKRETRRLLVNTATELFLARGFDTVRVADVAQACGVSEKTVFNYFPAKESLILDRPDATLAALRAELGDPARTPVEAVLRILAGELAAVTGWLADQHDRRAAGAGFRRYGELVRSTPALAAYQRDLLDELADGAAQLLAVRAGLATADPEPQLAATALVGLWRVQFGSLAEHVDAGRTPARIRGAVTTDVLRAARLLESGLGSFARPRRPAVKDTSKDV; encoded by the coding sequence GTGGGCGGACGGCGGGTCGACTGGGCGGCGTTGCGGACACCGCGGGACGAGGCTCCCGCGGAGGGCCTGCGCGAGCGCAAGAAGCGCGAGACGCGCCGCCTGCTCGTCAACACCGCCACGGAACTCTTCCTGGCGCGCGGCTTCGACACCGTGCGCGTCGCCGACGTCGCGCAGGCCTGTGGCGTGTCGGAGAAGACCGTCTTCAACTACTTCCCGGCCAAGGAATCCCTCATCCTCGACCGGCCCGACGCGACCCTCGCCGCACTGCGCGCCGAGCTCGGCGACCCGGCCCGCACGCCCGTCGAGGCCGTGCTGCGCATCCTCGCCGGCGAGCTGGCCGCGGTCACCGGCTGGCTCGCCGACCAGCACGACCGCCGCGCCGCGGGAGCGGGGTTCCGCCGCTACGGCGAGCTGGTCCGCTCCACGCCGGCGCTGGCCGCCTATCAGCGCGACCTGCTCGACGAGCTCGCCGACGGCGCCGCGCAGCTGCTGGCCGTGCGCGCGGGCCTGGCCACCGCCGACCCGGAGCCGCAGCTCGCCGCGACGGCGCTCGTCGGGCTGTGGCGGGTGCAGTTCGGCAGCCTCGCCGAGCACGTCGACGCGGGTCGCACGCCGGCACGGATCCGCGGCGCCGTGACCACCGACGTGCTCCGCGCCGCCCGGCTGCTGGAGTCGGGCCTCGGCAGCTTCGCGCGCCCGCGGCGTCCGGCGGTGAAGGACACCTCGAAGGACGTCTGA